In Puntigrus tetrazona isolate hp1 chromosome 22, ASM1883169v1, whole genome shotgun sequence, one genomic interval encodes:
- the lpl gene encoding lipoprotein lipase, translating into MGRVSSACFISWMYLVYISSGFATTIEPEIEFTTFNNIMENATEWMTDFSDIESKFSFRTSEEPEEDLCYIVPGQPESIKECNFNPDTKTFIVIHGWTVTGMFESWVPKLVTALYDREPTANVIVVDWLSRAQQHYPTSAAYTKLVGRDVAKFVNWLQAEIDYPWERLHLLGYSLGAHVAGIAGLLTKHKVNRITGMDPAGPSFEYADAQSTLSPDDALFVDVLHTNTRGSPDRSIGIQRPVGHIDIYPNGGTFQPGCDLQNTVLMVATTGLRNMDQIVKCSHERSIHLFIDSLVNQEQESMAYRCSSKDSFNKGMCLSCRKNRCNKVGYGVNKIRSRRSSKMYMKTRDVMPFKVFHYQVKVHFFGKTKLSYTDQPVKISLYGIHGEKENIPYILPAMNTNATVSFLLTTDADIGELLMVKLLWEKDSLISWPWWNPDTFHIRKLRIKSGERQSKIIFSAKDGEFSYLSRGGEASVFVKDKEAQSSRKNQRLHKLKMHGSSFKQSTE; encoded by the exons atggGGAGAGTAAGCAGCGCTTGTTTTATATCTTGGATGTATTTGGTCTACATTTCCTCGGGTTTTGCAACTACGATTGAGCCAGAGATTGAATTTACCACTTTTA ATAACATCATGGAAAACGCCACAGAATGGATGACGGACTTCAGCGACATCGAGTCCAAGTTTTCCTTCAGGACCAGTGAAGAACCTGAAGAAGATCTGTGCTACATAGTTCCAGGTCAACCCGAATCCATCAAAGAATGTAACTTCAATCCAGACACCAAGACTTTCATAGTTATTCACGGATGGACG GTCACGGGTATGTTTGAAAGCTGGGTTCCCAAACTGGTAACAGCCCTGTATGATCGAGAGCCAACAGCCAACGTGATCGTAGTGGACTGGCTGTCCCGTGCGCAACAGCACTACCCAACATCAGCTGCCTACACCAAACTAGTTGGCAGGGACGTGGCCAAGTTTGTCAACTGGTTACAG GCTGAGATTGACTATCCTTGGGAGAGGCTGCACCTGTTGGGCTACAGTCTTGGTGCTCATGTAGCGGGAATCGCTGGACTTCTCACCAAACATAAAGTTAACAGAATCACTG GCATGGATCCTGCTGGCCCTAGTTTTGAGTACGCAGATGCCCAAAGCACTCTTTCCCCCGATGATGCCCTTTTCGTAGACGTCCTTCACACTAACACTCGCGGCTCTCCGGATCGTAGCATTGGTATCCAGAGGCCGGTGGGTCACATTGACATCTACCCCAACGGAGGAACCTTCCAACCCGGCTGTGACCTCCAGAACACTGTGCTGATGGTGGCCACCACTGGTTTAAGAA ACATGGATCAGATTGTGAAGTGCTCCCACGAGCGCTCCATTCACTTATTCATCGATTCGCTCGTGAACCAGGAGCAAGAGAGCATGGCTTACCGCTGCAGCTCCAAAGACAGCTTCAACAAGGGCATGTGCCTCAGCTGCCGCAAGAACCGCTGCAACAAGGTGGGCTACGGAGTCAATAAAATTCGCTCACGCAGGAGCAGCAAGATGTACATGAAGACCAGAGACGTGATGCCTTTTAAAG TTTTCCACTATCAAGTGAAGGTCCACTTCTTCGGCAAGACAAAGTTAAGCTACACTGATCAGCCCGTGAAGATCTCACTGTACGGAATCCACGGCGAGAAGGAAAATATCCCCTACATTCT GCCTGCTATGAACACAAACGCCACAGTGTCTTTCCTGCTTACCACGGACGCAGACATCGGAGAGCTGCTGATGGTCAAACTTCTCTGGGAGAAAGACAGCCTCATCAGCTGGCCGTGGTGGAACCCCGATACCTTCCACATCCGCAAACTACGCATCAAATCAGGAGAAAGACAGTCGAA GATCATCTTCAGTGCCAAAGATGGTGAATTTTCCTACCTTTCCCGTGGAGGTGAGGCCTCCGTCTTCGTGAAAGACAAAGAAGCCCAGTCGAGTCGCAAAAACCAGAG ATTGCACAAGTTGAAGATGCACGGAAGTTCGTTCAAACAGAGCACAGAGTAA